In Sulfurihydrogenibium subterraneum DSM 15120, the sequence AGTGATGGAATTTAACTTTTCACTTTCAAGAACCCTTTCAAAATGAAGCTTCACTATAATGTCAGACACTTTGTTAGACCCATTTATAAGATTAAGTATATCTTTTTCCTTATCGTTTAAATTTAGTTTTTTTAGTTTATCTTCATAATCAGGATTTTTCTCGTAAATTAAGTGTAAGTCCGTTATTTTTCTGTTGACTTCTTCAAGGGTTAAGTTTCTAGATAAAATGATTATTAGTTTAATAGATTCTATGTAAACAGGAATGTCTTCAGTGTATTTTATAAATCCAGAAGTTATTGAAAATTTCCCTTCTTTTAGTTCTAAAACTAAAGGTAAATAAGTAGATAAGTTCTTAAACAGGTCTTCCTTGGCTACTTTATCTCTTTTTAAAACAGTTTTGAAGTCTAAATCAAGGTATAGTAAAAAATTTCTTTTAACCTTTCTTATATAAACTGGATTTCCTTTGTAAAAGTATATTCCATAAGTTCCAATTTCTTTATTTTCAATTACCAATATGCAATCTTTTTCTTCGGAGCTTATTATCTGAAGTATATCAACGAGATTAAATGTTATAAGATCTCCTGAACTTATCATAATTTAACCACCTTGATTAATAGACTTTCTTAATTATTATAATCTAAACCAATTTCAAAAATCCTAAAAAGTGATATAATTTTGTAATAGGATATATTTTTTATAATTTCTATCCATAGAGGTGATGAAATGAGTTTTGGCTTTACAGAAGAGCAGATAAAAAGATACAGTAGACATATAATACTTCCAGAAGTTGGAGGTGTTGGACAGCAGAAACTTTTAAATGCTAAAGTTTTAGTGATAGGTGCTGGTGGTCTTGGCTCTCCGTCTATATACTACTTGGCAGCTGCAGGTGTTGGAACAATAGGAATAGTTGACTTTGACGTAGTAGATTTTTCTAACCTTCAAAGACAGATTCTCCACAACACTTCAAGAGTAGGAGTGCCAAAAGTAGAATCTGCAAAGATGACTGTTGAAGCTTTAAATCCAGATGTAAAGGTTATAGCCTACAACCAAAAGATAACAAAAGAAAACGTTTTAGATATAGTTAAAGATTTTGATATAGTTTTAGATGGGTCAGATAACTTTCCTACAAGATTTTTAGTTAACGATGCATGTTATATGCTTGGAAAACCTCTTGTGTCAGCTGCAATACTCAGGTTTGAAGGACAGTTAACGGTATTTGATTACAGAAATAAAGAAAGCTCTCCGTGTTATAGATGTCTTATCCCTGAACCACCACCTCCGGGGCTTGTACCATCATGTCAAGAAGCTGGTTTGCTTGGCGTAGTTGGAGGTATAATGGGAACATTACAAGCAAACGAAGCTCTAAAACTGATATTAGAAATTGGAGAGCCACTAATAGGAAAACTTTTAGTGTTTGATGCTTTAAAGACAGAGTTTAGAACCGTTAAATTTAGAAAAAATCCTAAGTGTGAACTTTGCGGTGAAAATCCAACTATAACAGAACTTATAGAGTACGACCAAGCTTGTGAAGTAAGATTTTAGAGGTGAAAGATGCAGATAGATAGAGAGTTGGATTTAAAAGGTGAGGTTTGCCCTTTTACATTTGTAAAAAGTAAATTGATAATGGAGCAGATGGAAAAAGGGCAGATTTTAAGAGTAATACTAGACTATAAACCTTCTGTTGAAAACGTGCCTAAAAGCATGGAGATGGAAGGTCAAAAAGTGTTAGCTGTAAATCAAATAGGTGATAACCTTTGGGAAGTAATAGTGAGAAAGGAAAAATGAAACTACTTATTGTAATGGCAAGTAATCCTTACTCAGCTGATTTTAACACTATGATTAAATTTGCAAAAGCTGGTATAAAAAGAAATGACAAAGTGTCTATATTTTTTATGGCTAATGGAACCTACTGCTTAAACCACGATAAAGTCAAAGAGTTAGCTGATGACGGTGTAAAACTTTACTACTGTGCTCATAACGCAGAAGAAAGGAAAATAAATCCTCATTCATTTGCAGAAAGTAGCAGTATGTATGGGCTTTCAAAGTTGATAGGAGAATCTGATAAAGTTATAAATCTATCTTAGGTGTGTTATGGCAAAGAAAAAAGTTGTATCTATTATAAAGTCAAACCCTTTTGGGTGGAAAACGTTTGAAGCTTTAAGACAAGCCGTTGGCATGGCGTTAGACCATCAAGTAAGCGTTGTTTTTATGAGAGATGGAGTTTTTGCCCTTACAAACTGGAATTCAAACCTAATAGGAGTTCCTTCTTTTGACAAATCTATTGAAGCTCTGGGTATGTTAAACGCAAGGATTATTGTAAACAAAGAGTGTCTGGGAGATAGAGGCATTACAAAACTAAAAGATTTTGGTGTAGAAATTGAGTTGCTGTCTAAAGACGATATATGCCAGATAATAAACGAGGCAGAGGTTGTAATTACATGGTAGATACAGTTTATCTCATAAAAAAGCCTGCAGAATTTCCTATTGCAGATTTAATCTCTGATAATGATGTTTTAATACTTATACAAGATGCGGTTTTAAGACAGCCATCTATATCTAACTGGTATGCCTGTAAGGAAGATGTTATTGCAAGAGGAATTAAAATTCCAGAAAATAAACTTTTAGATTATGAAGATATTCTCAATTTAATTGAAAAAGCAAATAAAGTAGTTGTATGGTAAAAGTAGGCATATCCCTTGGAGACCCTTCTGGAATATCCCCTGAGATACTTATAAAGTCTTTAAATAAACTTCCTAAAAACAATGCTTACATAATCTATGGTGGAAAAAAAGTTTTAGATAAAACTGCAAAAAATTTAGGTTTAACTGCTAATTTTACATTAATTAACAGTCCTGAAGAAGTAAAAAAGTCTGGATACTATCTTATAAATCTTTTTGATGAAGACTTTCAAGCTGGAAGCCCATCTATTTTGTCAGGAAAAGCATCTGTAGTATTTTTAGAATCAGCTGTAAAAGACATTTTATATAATAAAACCGATGCACTGGTGACCCTGCCTATCTCAAAAAGGTGGATTATGGAAGCTGGATTTAAATACGCAGGGCATACTGACTATTTGGCAGAAGTCTCACAAGCAAAAGAGTATGTTATGGTATTGATGTGTAAAAAGATAAAAGTAGGACTGATTACAACCCACATACCTCTTAAAGATGTACCTAAAAGTATTACAACAGAAAAGATAGTCTCAAAAGTTAGACTTATAAATAAAGAGTTAAAAGAGAAGTTTGGCATAGAAAAACCAAAAATAGCGATAGTAGGTCTAAACCCTCACGCTTCTGATAACGGAAACATAGGAGATGAAGAAAATAGAATAATAATACCAGCAGTAAATCAGCTTCTTAATGAAGGAGTAGATATTACCTATCCTTTATCAGCTGACACTGGGTTTAATAGATATAAAGAGTTTGATTTTTATGTAGCAATGTACCACGACCAAGGTTTAATACCTTTAAAGTTGTTGTGTTTTAGAAAAGCCGTAAACATCACTTTTGGCTTAAACTTTATTAGAACTTCTCCAGACCATGGAACAGGTTATGATATAGCTGGAAAAAACATAGCAGACCCTTCTTCTTTTATAGAAGCTGTTAAGTTAGCTGTTAAACTTGCTTATAACACTCAAAGTAAAAATCATCTTCAAACCGTTTAAAATCTTCTACTTTAAGTTTTATACTTTCATTTATATCCTCTATTCCTAAACTACCAAAAGATGATATTCCGTCTTCTCCTACTATCTTTGGAGCTACAAAAAGAGAAATTTTATCCCAAAAACCTTCTTTAATAAAGGAAGTGATAACTTCTTTTCCTCCTTCAACCAGTAGATGAACTATTTGATTTTGATATAAAATCTCAAGAATGTCTTTGATTTTAAACTTACCGTTGTAAGTATTTAACGTAAATACTTTTACGTTAGGTTGTTTCGAAAGTATCTCCTTTTTATAAGGGTCAGCTTCTTTTGAAGTGATAACTATTGTGTCAGCTTCTTTATTGTAAATATTGTAATCTAAAGGAACTTTTAATTTACTATCTAATAAAACCCTTACAGGTTGTCTATCGGTTTTGACGTGTCTAACTGTTAAAGAAGGGTTATCAAGCAGTGCAGTATTTGAGCCTACTAAAACAGCTGTTGCCTGATTTCTAAGTATGTGTGCGTATCTTCTTGACTCTTGGGAAGTTATCCACTTGGAGCTTCCTGTTTTAGTTGCTATTTTTCCATCTATCGTTTGAGCTACCTTTATATGAACAAAAGGTCTTTTTTGGGTTATGTATACAAAAAAGTCCTCATTTATTTTTTGTGCTTGTTTTTCTAACATTCCTACTACTACTTCTACACCTTTTTGTTTGAGGATTTCAACACCTTTTCCTGCAACTAACGGATTTGGGTCTAATGTAGCAACTACTACTTTACTTATACCTTCTTCTAATATAGCTTCTGTGCAAGGAGGAGTTTTGCCGTAATGACAGCAAGGTTCTAAACTTACAAACATTGTAGAACCTTTAAGGTCAAAACCCTTGGATTTAGCGTCTTTTATAGCCTCCCTTTCAGCGTGGGGCATTCCTGCTTTGTAATGAAAACCTTTTCCTATGATTTTGCCGTCTTTTACAATAACAGCTCCAACGGTAGGATTTGGATGGGTATATCCTTTCCTCTCTTTTGCTAAATCTAATGCTATGTTCATATAGTGTTCTAAATTTTCCATAAATAGAATTTTATCATAAAGATCTTATATCTTTATAATGAATGTTGTGTCCTCCGTCGTAAACTTGAGTTGGTCTAAAGAGTTTATTATTTCTGACATACTCTATACAGTGGGATATCCAGCCAGGAACTCTTGCCATTGCAAATATAGTTGTATAAAAGTCTGAAGGTATTTCCATCTGAGAGTATAACACTCCTGAATAAAAGTCTATGTTTGTATAAATTTTTTTCTCTTCTAAGTATTCTAATGCTATTTTTTCAAAGATTTCAGCTTTTTCTAAAAGAGGCGTAGATTTTTCTTTCTGAAGCTTTTCTAAAAGGTATTTCATTATTTTTGCTCTTGGGTCATAAGTTTTGTAGATTCTATGTCCAAAGCCCATAATTTTATCTTTATTTTTCAACTTCTCTTTTATATACTCTCTTATTATTTTCTCATCGTTTGGAAGAGAAGATAACATTTTATATACTTCTTCATTTGCTCCACCGTGTAATCTTCCAGACAATGAACCTACTGCAGAAGAAACACAGGCGTAAAGGTCTGCTAATGTTGAAACAACTACCATCGCTGTAAATGTAGATGCATTTATGGTATGCTCTGCATGTAAGATTAAAGTTTTATCTAACGTTTGCCAATAAATTTTTTCTACAGGTTTACCCTTTAGCATATAAAGAAAATTTTCAGTGTAATAAAAATTTTTATTTGGAAAAACTATTTCTTTTCCTTCTTTTAATCTTTTTGAAAAAGCTATAACAACAGGAACTATCGCCATTATTCTTACAGTCTGTCTATACTTGTTTTCTTCTTTCATTATATCTGTATCTATGTCATCAAAAGCAAATACAGGAATTAAACTTTGTAATATTTTCATAGGATGTAAATTTTTTGGTAAAGACTTCAATATATCTAAAATTCTTTCAGAGTATTTCAGATTTTCTTTAATATCTAACTCAAACTTTAATAACTCCTTTTCATCAGGAATTTTTCCGAAGATAAGCAAGTATGACACTTCTAAAAAGTTAGAGTTTTCTACCAACTCTTGTATTGGTATTCCTCTATATTCTAAAATACCATTTTCTCCATCTACGTAGCTTATACTTGACTTTACAACTGGGATACCAGCCAATCCTTCATAAACTTGCATTTTTATCACCTTTAATTTTGATTATTGTCATTAAAAAAATTTAAACAGAATATTAGAATTTAGCAAGAATAAACTTCAGGAGGTTTTTCAAATGTTGTACCTAATAAGTTTAATTTTATCTCTATTTACTTTTTCATTGGCAGGTGAAAGGCTTTATACCATATCACCGAAAGAAGCCCACAATCTTTTAAATAACAAAAATGTAGTATTTATTTACACAGAAGACAAAGAAACTTACAAAAAAGAACACATACCTTCATCTATTAACATTGATAGTTTATCGTTGCAAGATATAGCGATAAAAAATAATGAAAAGCAAAAATGTAATTATTTACCACTTTGTCCTAAAACTGCAGAAAAAATTTTTTCAGAAAAAGGCTTAACACCTAACAATTTTTACATCATTTACTATGACGAACTTCCTAATAAAGCATCTTACTTATGGTTTTTACTTTACTCTATGGGTGTAGATGATAAAAACTTAAGAATATTAGATGGGGGATTTAAAGCTTGGAAAAATGAAAGACTGCCTACAGAGTCAGGAGATGAAAAACCAAGAAAAAAAGCAACATTTAAAGTAAAACCAAGGTACGAAGTAGTAGCATCTAAAGAAGAAGTTTTAAAACATGTAGAAAACTATCAAAAAGATATAGATGACAACATTTTACTTATAGATACACGAACATTTTTAGAATTTACAGGAAGGCAGGAAATGACAGATATAAAAAGGTCTGGACATATACCCGGTGCAAAGTTTGTGTACTGGAGATGGTTTGCAGGTAAAGATACCACTTATAGACCATTTGAAAAATTACAAGAAGATGTAAAGAAGCTTAACATAGACTTTAACAAGAAAATCATACTTTACTGCACTATAGGAAACAGGTCTTCTTTTGTTTTTATCCCTTTAAAAGCCTTAGGTGCTAAAAATCTAAAAATATACACTGGAAGTTGGTACGAATGGGGCAATGACGAAACCCTCCCTATAGAAAAAGAAAAATTTAGAGAACGCTAAAAAATTTTTAAAAACTTACGATAATAAAATTGAAAAAACTTTTAGGAGGTAAATAGACATGGCAATGAGAATTAATTACAATTACTCAGCAGACTTTACACTTGTAAACTTAAACAGAACAGAATCTGCGCTAAACAAATCACTTGAAAGACTATCAACAGGATTCAGAATCAACAGAGCAGCAGATGATGCAGCAGGTTACTTCATTTCAGACCAATTAAAGACTTATGCAATTTCATTAGCACAAGGAACAAGAAACGCTAACGACGGTATCAGCATAGCACAGATAGCTCAAGGTGCTCTAAAAGAAGTATACGACATACTAAATGACATTAAAGCAAAAGCAATTCAAGCATCAAACACATCTGACGACACTTCCAGAGGACAAATCCAACAAGACATTAACAACTTAGTAGATTCTATAGCTAAAATATTCAAAGATACAGAGTTTAACGGAATAAATTTATTTAGTGGTTCCAGCTCTACAACATTTACAATCCATTATGGTGGAAGAAAAGACCAAGAATTAGCAATAGTAACATCTCAGGCTACTGCAACTGCTGGAACATCAACTACAGCTGTATCTACAATTACAATAGGTTCTACTGGATACTGTATAGATGTAACTTCTCAAACTAAAGCAAATGCTACAGTAAAAACAGTAGATGATTTAATCAAAGTTGTAGACGATATGGCAGCTAAGTTTGGTTCATACCAAATAGAGCTTGAAAAAATCATATCTAACAACGAAACATCAAGAGTAAATACACAAGAAGCAGAAAGCAGAATCAGAAACGTAGACATGGCTAACGAAATGGCTAACTTCACAAAGCTTCAAATCTTAATGCAGTCTGGTACTGCAATGCTCGCTCAAGCTAACGCTAAAAACCAACTTGTCCTACAGCTTTTAAGGTAATATAATTAAATAGGGGGAGTAAGACTCCCCTATTTTAAAAACTGATAGCAGGTGAGTAGCCATGAATATAAACGCATTAGATAAATTACCAGTGCAACTTCAAGATATCCAAATAAACTTACAACAAGCAGAGAAAACTCCTACTATTCAAGAAGACATTTCTCAAACAAAAACAGCAGTAGTAACTGATAATACTAAAAATTTAGAAAATTTAGTAAAAGAACAGTTAAAAAACCCTGAGGAACTGAAAAAACTGATAGAAGAGCTCCAGAATAAGATAAGTTATCTAAATAAATCATTGAAAATAGAAATCGACAGAGAAATCAACGAGCCTATTATTAAAATAGTAGAAGTTGGAACTAATAAGGTAATAAGACAGATACCACCAGATTACATGATTAACATAATTAAAAACATAAACAAAATGTTAGGAGCTCTGTTTAACGAGAAAGTTTAATTAAAAAAGGCGGTGATAATTATGGCAGGAGAGTTGAGTGTAACAGGGTTAGTAGGTAATTTTGATATTAACTCTGTCTTACAACAGATACAAGCTATAAAAAGCCAGCAAATATTACTTCTTCAGCAAAAACAGCAAACTATATCAGCAAAAAAATCAGCTGTATCGGATATACAGAACATTTTAAAGAACATACAAAACACTGTTAACAACATCACAGACCCAAACATCGCTTATGCTAAGTCTATAGCTCTGTCTAATCCAAATGTAGCTACAGTATCTATTACAGACCCAACTCAAGTCCAAACTGGAACTTACTCTTTAACCGTTAACCAACTTGCACAGAATGACGTTTATGCAACTTCAACCGCAGTTTCAGATAAAAATGATCCTTTAGGTTTATCTTCTGGAACTTTAACAATCAGAATAAAAGGTGTTGATTACAACGTTGTGTATGACAATACATTCTCCTTGCAAGCATTAGCTGATGAAATAAATAGGACGGCACAAACCTATAACGGAGATTTTAGAGCTTCTGTTGTTAACGTAGGAACTCAATCAAACCCTCAGTATAAACTGGTTATATCAGGAACAAAAACTGGACAGGAAAACGCTCTAACAATTTCAGATAGTGGTAATCTAATATCTACACTTGGATTAGACCATATAAAAACAGCTCAAGATGCTCAAATAAACTATGAAGGGTTAACTATTAACAGCTCAACAAATACCTTTACTAACATCCCTGGTCTATCTATAACAGTAAATCAGACTGGTAATACCACTATAACTGTGAATAAAGACTCTAAACCTATCACTGATGCTTTAAACAGTATAATAAACGGTTATAACAACCTTGTAAACACATTGAACAAAGAAACAGGTAAAGATGGAAGGTTAAGTGGTGAGTATTCCTTAAATATTATAAAAAGTGGATTATACAGGCAGTTAGAGCCCCTTTTGACAAACGGAGTTATAAAGTATGACAGAACTAATGGAAATATATCACTAAATACCACAAAACTTCAAGATATGATAACAAATAATCCTAATGACCTTCAAGATATTCTAACTCAGGTAAAAGATAATGTTTACAACTATCTCAAAGATTATACTCAGACATCTGGAGTTATAGATACAAAACTAAAATCTTACGATAAACAGATAAACTCTATACAGAGTATGATAGACCAGATAAACAAAAGAATACAAACAGAGATACAAACTCTTAAAAATCAATTTATATACATGCAAAATCTACAAGCTCAATATAACGACATAAGCGCAAGAATACAGGCAACATTTGGTTTACAAACAAATAAATAGGAGAAAATAGATGATTAATCCGTATCAAAGTTATATAAAGACAGAGTTAGATTCTCTCCCTGTAGCTGGCATTATAGCAAAGGGTTATGACCGTATAATATTGGAGCTGAAAAGTGCTATAGAGAATATAGAAAAAAGAAACATTAAAGGTAAAATTGAAAACATCTCAAAAGCTATTGACTTACTTACTACACTTCGTTTAGGACTTGACTTTGAAAAAGGTGGAGAAATAGCAAGAAATTTAGAAGATATATACTCTTTTTGTGAAAGAGAGATACAACTAGCAAATCTAAAAAATGATGTAGAGAGATTACAAAATGTTATTAAAGTTTTAGATACTGTTAAAAGTGGGTGGGAAGAATTAGCAACCAAGTCTTAAAAGATCTTATTGATAAGATAGATAGATTAGTGTTAGAATCCCAAATCTCAGAAGAACCTTACTATCTCGAAGATTTAGGTAAGTTAGCAAATGAGATAGAATGTTATTTAAAAGATAATCCTTTAGACCAACATTCTGCACAAGTTATTTTAGAAAAAATAAACTTAATAAACAGTATACTTCAAGAAAAATCAGACAAAATCATAAAAATCCTTAAAGATAAACAAAAAGAAGAGAAGTTAATCCAGCAGGCTTATAAACTTCTATCAGACATAATCTAATTTTCTCCTATGGTAAAATAATTTAAAAATCTGGCGGAGGAAACTACTTGAACAAATTAGAGCAGATTTTTGAAAGGATTTTATGGGAATCAAGGCTAATAGTTGTATTTTCTGTTATAGCTTCAATTTTGGCATCTTTTACATTAGTTGTAATAGGAACTTACGACATTTTACTTATTTTTAAAGAACTTTTTCACGCTTTTTCAGACCAAGAAGTATACGAACAGTTTCATAAAGATGCAATTACTCACATTATAAGTGCGATAGATGCATATTTAATATCCACAGTTTTACTTATTTTTGGAATAGGACTTTATGAGCTTTTTGTAAGTAAAATTGACTACGCAGAAAAAGATACAAGGTCTTCTAAAATATTAATTGTACACTCGTTAGACCAGCTTAAAGACAAATTAGCTAAAGTAATAGTTATGGTTTTAATCGTTACGTTTTTTAAACACGCGGTTAAATACAGTTATGAAGAAGTATTAAACTTGCTATATCTTGGAATTGGAATATTTTTAATAGCGTTGGCTATATACTTATTAGCTAAATCCCACGAAGCTCAAAAAAGTGAGGAGCATTAAATATGAAAGATTTAACTGTTTTACTGACTTCTCTAACTATAATATCAGGGATAAGCTGGTTTTTTTTCTCAAAAGATAAAAAGAAAGAAGAGGAAAATCAAGAATCAGGAGAATTAGAAAAGCTTGAAGTTAACATATCTGGAATGCATTGTGCTGGATGTGCAGCTGGAATAGAAGCTACTTTAAAATTAGTCAGTGGGATAAAATCTGCTACCGTTAACTTTGCTACTTCTAAGGGAGAATTTCTATACGACCCATCAAAGATAAAAAAAGAACAGATAATAGAAAAAATAAAAGAGTTAGGATACGATGCATCTCTTGATTTAGAAAGCTTTGAAAAAAAAAGTTAGAAGAGATTTCATCTCTTAAAAAAAGAGTTTTAATTTCTATTCCTCTCTTTGTAATTGTAGTTTTATCTATGTTTTTCCACTTCTCTTTTTCAAATTATATACAA encodes:
- the ribD gene encoding bifunctional diaminohydroxyphosphoribosylaminopyrimidine deaminase/5-amino-6-(5-phosphoribosylamino)uracil reductase RibD, translating into MENLEHYMNIALDLAKERKGYTHPNPTVGAVIVKDGKIIGKGFHYKAGMPHAEREAIKDAKSKGFDLKGSTMFVSLEPCCHYGKTPPCTEAILEEGISKVVVATLDPNPLVAGKGVEILKQKGVEVVVGMLEKQAQKINEDFFVYITQKRPFVHIKVAQTIDGKIATKTGSSKWITSQESRRYAHILRNQATAVLVGSNTALLDNPSLTVRHVKTDRQPVRVLLDSKLKVPLDYNIYNKEADTIVITSKEADPYKKEILSKQPNVKVFTLNTYNGKFKIKDILEILYQNQIVHLLVEGGKEVITSFIKEGFWDKISLFVAPKIVGEDGISSFGSLGIEDINESIKLKVEDFKRFEDDFYFECYKQV
- a CDS encoding YqhA family protein produces the protein MNKLEQIFERILWESRLIVVFSVIASILASFTLVVIGTYDILLIFKELFHAFSDQEVYEQFHKDAITHIISAIDAYLISTVLLIFGIGLYELFVSKIDYAEKDTRSSKILIVHSLDQLKDKLAKVIVMVLIVTFFKHAVKYSYEEVLNLLYLGIGIFLIALAIYLLAKSHEAQKSEEH
- the fliS gene encoding flagellar export chaperone FliS, encoding MINPYQSYIKTELDSLPVAGIIAKGYDRIILELKSAIENIEKRNIKGKIENISKAIDLLTTLRLGLDFEKGGEIARNLEDIYSFCEREIQLANLKNDVERLQNVIKVLDTVKSGWEELATKS
- a CDS encoding sulfurtransferase TusA family protein, which produces MQIDRELDLKGEVCPFTFVKSKLIMEQMEKGQILRVILDYKPSVENVPKSMEMEGQKVLAVNQIGDNLWEVIVRKEK
- a CDS encoding flagellin: MAMRINYNYSADFTLVNLNRTESALNKSLERLSTGFRINRAADDAAGYFISDQLKTYAISLAQGTRNANDGISIAQIAQGALKEVYDILNDIKAKAIQASNTSDDTSRGQIQQDINNLVDSIAKIFKDTEFNGINLFSGSSSTTFTIHYGGRKDQELAIVTSQATATAGTSTTAVSTITIGSTGYCIDVTSQTKANATVKTVDDLIKVVDDMAAKFGSYQIELEKIISNNETSRVNTQEAESRIRNVDMANEMANFTKLQILMQSGTAMLAQANAKNQLVLQLLR
- a CDS encoding sulfurtransferase produces the protein MLYLISLILSLFTFSLAGERLYTISPKEAHNLLNNKNVVFIYTEDKETYKKEHIPSSINIDSLSLQDIAIKNNEKQKCNYLPLCPKTAEKIFSEKGLTPNNFYIIYYDELPNKASYLWFLLYSMGVDDKNLRILDGGFKAWKNERLPTESGDEKPRKKATFKVKPRYEVVASKEEVLKHVENYQKDIDDNILLIDTRTFLEFTGRQEMTDIKRSGHIPGAKFVYWRWFAGKDTTYRPFEKLQEDVKKLNIDFNKKIILYCTIGNRSSFVFIPLKALGAKNLKIYTGSWYEWGNDETLPIEKEKFRER
- the moeB gene encoding molybdopterin-synthase adenylyltransferase MoeB is translated as MSFGFTEEQIKRYSRHIILPEVGGVGQQKLLNAKVLVIGAGGLGSPSIYYLAAAGVGTIGIVDFDVVDFSNLQRQILHNTSRVGVPKVESAKMTVEALNPDVKVIAYNQKITKENVLDIVKDFDIVLDGSDNFPTRFLVNDACYMLGKPLVSAAILRFEGQLTVFDYRNKESSPCYRCLIPEPPPPGLVPSCQEAGLLGVVGGIMGTLQANEALKLILEIGEPLIGKLLVFDALKTEFRTVKFRKNPKCELCGENPTITELIEYDQACEVRF
- a CDS encoding citrate/2-methylcitrate synthase, which translates into the protein MQVYEGLAGIPVVKSSISYVDGENGILEYRGIPIQELVENSNFLEVSYLLIFGKIPDEKELLKFELDIKENLKYSERILDILKSLPKNLHPMKILQSLIPVFAFDDIDTDIMKEENKYRQTVRIMAIVPVVIAFSKRLKEGKEIVFPNKNFYYTENFLYMLKGKPVEKIYWQTLDKTLILHAEHTINASTFTAMVVVSTLADLYACVSSAVGSLSGRLHGGANEEVYKMLSSLPNDEKIIREYIKEKLKNKDKIMGFGHRIYKTYDPRAKIMKYLLEKLQKEKSTPLLEKAEIFEKIALEYLEEKKIYTNIDFYSGVLYSQMEIPSDFYTTIFAMARVPGWISHCIEYVRNNKLFRPTQVYDGGHNIHYKDIRSL
- a CDS encoding DsrE family protein, producing the protein MAKKKVVSIIKSNPFGWKTFEALRQAVGMALDHQVSVVFMRDGVFALTNWNSNLIGVPSFDKSIEALGMLNARIIVNKECLGDRGITKLKDFGVEIELLSKDDICQIINEAEVVITW
- a CDS encoding DsrH/TusB family sulfur metabolism protein is translated as MVDTVYLIKKPAEFPIADLISDNDVLILIQDAVLRQPSISNWYACKEDVIARGIKIPENKLLDYEDILNLIEKANKVVVW
- the pdxA gene encoding 4-hydroxythreonine-4-phosphate dehydrogenase PdxA; the encoded protein is MVKVGISLGDPSGISPEILIKSLNKLPKNNAYIIYGGKKVLDKTAKNLGLTANFTLINSPEEVKKSGYYLINLFDEDFQAGSPSILSGKASVVFLESAVKDILYNKTDALVTLPISKRWIMEAGFKYAGHTDYLAEVSQAKEYVMVLMCKKIKVGLITTHIPLKDVPKSITTEKIVSKVRLINKELKEKFGIEKPKIAIVGLNPHASDNGNIGDEENRIIIPAVNQLLNEGVDITYPLSADTGFNRYKEFDFYVAMYHDQGLIPLKLLCFRKAVNITFGLNFIRTSPDHGTGYDIAGKNIADPSSFIEAVKLAVKLAYNTQSKNHLQTV
- a CDS encoding DUF4388 domain-containing protein, giving the protein MISSGDLITFNLVDILQIISSEEKDCILVIENKEIGTYGIYFYKGNPVYIRKVKRNFLLYLDLDFKTVLKRDKVAKEDLFKNLSTYLPLVLELKEGKFSITSGFIKYTEDIPVYIESIKLIIILSRNLTLEEVNRKITDLHLIYEKNPDYEDKLKKLNLNDKEKDILNLINGSNKVSDIIVKLHFERVLESEKLNSITQNKEFVEKLYQETELDVKRTLYGFLAAGLIRKQKPFKKPENILDRILIYLEKKNIKGTLKNI
- a CDS encoding DsrE family protein, with the translated sequence MKLLIVMASNPYSADFNTMIKFAKAGIKRNDKVSIFFMANGTYCLNHDKVKELADDGVKLYYCAHNAEERKINPHSFAESSSMYGLSKLIGESDKVINLS
- a CDS encoding cation transporter, with amino-acid sequence MKDLTVLLTSLTIISGISWFFFSKDKKKEEENQESGELEKLEVNISGMHCAGCAAGIEATLKLVSGIKSATVNFATSKGEFLYDPSKIKKEQIIEKIKELGYDASLDLESFEKKS
- a CDS encoding flagellar protein FlaG, translated to MNINALDKLPVQLQDIQINLQQAEKTPTIQEDISQTKTAVVTDNTKNLENLVKEQLKNPEELKKLIEELQNKISYLNKSLKIEIDREINEPIIKIVEVGTNKVIRQIPPDYMINIIKNINKMLGALFNEKV
- the fliD gene encoding flagellar filament capping protein FliD → MAGELSVTGLVGNFDINSVLQQIQAIKSQQILLLQQKQQTISAKKSAVSDIQNILKNIQNTVNNITDPNIAYAKSIALSNPNVATVSITDPTQVQTGTYSLTVNQLAQNDVYATSTAVSDKNDPLGLSSGTLTIRIKGVDYNVVYDNTFSLQALADEINRTAQTYNGDFRASVVNVGTQSNPQYKLVISGTKTGQENALTISDSGNLISTLGLDHIKTAQDAQINYEGLTINSSTNTFTNIPGLSITVNQTGNTTITVNKDSKPITDALNSIINGYNNLVNTLNKETGKDGRLSGEYSLNIIKSGLYRQLEPLLTNGVIKYDRTNGNISLNTTKLQDMITNNPNDLQDILTQVKDNVYNYLKDYTQTSGVIDTKLKSYDKQINSIQSMIDQINKRIQTEIQTLKNQFIYMQNLQAQYNDISARIQATFGLQTNK